In Gimesia benthica, a single window of DNA contains:
- the epmA gene encoding EF-P lysine aminoacylase EpmA, which produces MTELPDYLPTAALDTLQQRSVLLRTIREFFHSREYWEVETPLLSRDTVVDAYIDPFTSEWRAEEGTGQSAADRGAAIRFLQTSPEFAMKRLLTAGADRIYQITHAFRQAERGEMHNPEFSMLEWYRQGETHQEQMTFVETLVRAIYQTAADISDQSKRHPLPSEAFTRLSYEAAFQQFAGLSALSSSAEEFARVAESKQISVPGGFDTTDRLSWQNLILVELVEPELKRMGAVFVYDYPPEQSALARVRPADEQSPLEVSERFELYLQGVEICNGYHELTDAAELRARIQKQSELRQQEQRLVLPAESYLLQAMEAGLPACAGTALGLDRLIMLALGKRRLQEVIAFPFDRA; this is translated from the coding sequence GTGACAGAGCTCCCCGATTATTTACCGACCGCTGCACTGGATACTCTGCAACAACGAAGCGTGTTACTGCGAACCATACGGGAATTCTTCCATTCGCGCGAATACTGGGAAGTCGAAACGCCTCTCCTCTCTCGGGATACTGTTGTTGATGCCTATATCGATCCCTTCACCAGTGAGTGGAGAGCCGAAGAAGGAACTGGTCAGTCAGCTGCTGACCGGGGTGCTGCAATCCGCTTCCTGCAGACCTCACCCGAATTCGCCATGAAGCGTCTGTTGACCGCAGGAGCAGATCGGATCTACCAGATTACGCATGCCTTCCGACAGGCCGAGCGGGGCGAGATGCATAACCCCGAATTCAGTATGCTGGAATGGTATCGACAGGGGGAGACGCATCAGGAGCAGATGACTTTTGTGGAGACTCTCGTACGCGCCATTTATCAGACGGCTGCTGATATTTCGGATCAGAGTAAGCGACATCCACTGCCCAGCGAGGCATTCACCCGGCTGAGCTATGAAGCCGCTTTTCAGCAGTTTGCCGGGCTCTCTGCTTTGAGTTCATCTGCTGAAGAATTTGCCCGGGTTGCAGAATCAAAACAGATTTCTGTACCGGGGGGCTTTGATACCACTGACCGTTTAAGCTGGCAGAACCTGATTCTGGTAGAACTGGTCGAACCTGAGTTGAAACGCATGGGGGCCGTCTTTGTTTATGATTACCCTCCCGAGCAATCCGCATTGGCCAGGGTCCGTCCCGCCGATGAACAGTCACCACTTGAAGTGTCGGAACGGTTCGAACTCTATCTGCAGGGAGTCGAAATCTGTAATGGCTATCACGAACTGACTGACGCGGCAGAACTGCGGGCACGTATTCAGAAACAGTCAGAACTGCGTCAACAGGAACAGCGGCTGGTACTGCCAGCGGAGAGTTATTTGTTACAGGCAATGGAAGCCGGCCTGCCCGCCTGCGCGGGAACCGCGTTGGGACTCGACCGGCTGATCATGCTGGCGCTGGGAAAACGGAGACTGCAGGAAGTGATTGCGTTTCCGTTTGACCGTGCCTGA
- a CDS encoding DUF1559 family PulG-like putative transporter, whose product MRELISDSKHSSRKGFTLIELLVVMAIIAILAAMLLPAIQRAREAARRTQCINNLKQIALATMNYESSFRSFPSGWIEAMAVDANGVQQSGPSNANVAFAENVVIPVDTHTTDSNGNKVPVNQWSLTEWELSPWWGWQALILSDMNATTVNIDYDLGKFEQDSKVASTVPIESYICPSASLPSNRPRDLGYCNYRGVGGLLTGYSSVSPFSAQFRGGVFGPNSATKVRDMQDGESNTLLFGEAAFGFWADSHSAVSGAVFDPNAGSNAPIFHEGTNFDGPPHMSQTIHLTFGSWHDDVVHFALADGSARGMAKNIDARVFLALCTRNGNERVTAEW is encoded by the coding sequence ATGCGCGAACTCATTTCAGATTCCAAACATTCATCCCGCAAGGGGTTTACGCTGATTGAGCTGCTCGTCGTGATGGCAATCATTGCGATCCTGGCTGCCATGTTGCTGCCTGCGATTCAACGGGCTCGCGAGGCGGCACGTCGCACACAGTGCATCAATAATCTGAAACAGATCGCCCTGGCCACAATGAACTATGAAAGTTCGTTTCGCTCGTTCCCTTCCGGCTGGATTGAAGCGATGGCCGTCGATGCGAATGGGGTTCAGCAGTCTGGTCCATCAAATGCCAATGTGGCTTTCGCCGAAAATGTGGTAATTCCAGTAGATACTCATACTACGGATTCCAACGGTAATAAAGTGCCCGTGAACCAGTGGAGCCTGACTGAATGGGAACTCTCCCCCTGGTGGGGTTGGCAGGCTCTGATCCTGTCCGATATGAATGCTACGACAGTGAATATCGATTATGATCTTGGCAAATTTGAACAAGACAGCAAAGTGGCGAGCACGGTTCCCATTGAAAGTTACATCTGTCCCAGTGCTTCCCTCCCCTCGAATCGTCCCCGGGACCTGGGGTATTGCAACTATCGTGGCGTTGGTGGACTACTGACCGGATACTCTTCAGTCAGTCCTTTTAGTGCCCAGTTTCGGGGTGGTGTTTTCGGTCCGAACAGCGCGACCAAAGTACGCGATATGCAGGATGGCGAATCCAATACGCTGCTCTTCGGAGAAGCGGCCTTTGGTTTCTGGGCAGACAGCCATAGCGCCGTCTCGGGAGCGGTCTTCGACCCTAATGCGGGTTCGAACGCTCCCATCTTCCATGAAGGGACCAACTTTGATGGTCCACCCCATATGAGCCAGACAATCCATCTGACCTTTGGATCATGGCACGATGACGTCGTTCACTTCGCACTCGCTGATGGCTCTGCCCGCGGGATGGCGAAAAATATTGATGCCCGGGTGTTCCTGGCGCTCTGTACCCGGAATGGAAACGAACGCGTTACCGCTGAATGGTAA
- a CDS encoding 3'-5' exonuclease, whose amino-acid sequence MHQLPDAVSASSHLLVIDLEATCCNQKTVPRHEMEIIEIGAVIVASESLQAVSEFQTFIQPVRHPRLTPFCTELTSITQNDVSTAVRFPQALDALINWSREYEPFLFCSWGDYDKSQFQQDCRYHGREYPFGKEHLNLKKQFSLTQGYPRKFGMTRALKLTGLTLEGTHHRGIDDARNMVRMLPWIVGDLKVADAAKS is encoded by the coding sequence ATGCATCAACTGCCTGACGCCGTGAGTGCGTCTTCTCATCTCCTGGTCATCGATCTGGAAGCCACCTGTTGCAATCAGAAAACGGTGCCCCGCCACGAGATGGAAATTATCGAAATCGGGGCCGTGATCGTGGCCAGCGAATCGCTCCAGGCCGTCTCTGAATTCCAGACCTTCATTCAACCGGTCCGGCATCCCCGGCTCACTCCCTTCTGTACCGAACTGACCTCGATTACTCAGAACGATGTCTCGACCGCAGTCCGTTTTCCCCAGGCTCTGGACGCGCTGATCAATTGGAGCAGGGAGTATGAACCGTTTCTGTTCTGCTCGTGGGGCGACTATGACAAATCACAGTTTCAGCAGGACTGCCGATACCATGGTCGCGAGTATCCCTTTGGGAAAGAACATCTCAATCTGAAAAAGCAGTTCTCCCTGACCCAGGGTTATCCGCGAAAATTCGGAATGACGCGCGCCCTGAAGCTGACGGGCCTGACTCTGGAAGGAACCCATCATCGCGGAATTGACGATGCCCGTAACATGGTCCGCATGCTGCCCTGGATTGTGGGGGATCTTAAAGTCGCTGACGCAGCGAAATCCTGA
- a CDS encoding Gfo/Idh/MocA family protein encodes MSQQSGDVPAHQDHSVTRRTFIQQAGTATAAGLAAAPYVWAGGNEQSETLRIGLIGCGSRGSGAAVNAMQADPNSKLVAMADVFEDKLKASADRIKKTIGKQYAVKPDQEFIGFDAYEKLLQTDVDVVLLTTPPHFRPLHLKQAIAAGKHVFAEKPVAVDSPGVRSVMETCRVAREKKLSIMSGLMLRYSKAMQETMKRIHEGQLGKIVTLQTNYNINGLWSHPRKPEWSDMEWQMRNWYYFTWLSGGQLVEQHVHGLDLMSWAMQNEYPVKCFGLGGRQSRVDPLYGHIFDHHAICYEYSGGERCFAYCRQQDGTDIDTSQLIYGSKGTADLNRNTLSGAKTWRYSRARGSARGGVQDLPYVQEHAALFESIRTGNPICNGEYAAKSSLMAIMGRMASYTGKNVTWEEAWNSQEDLTPPEYTFGPLKVPPVAQPGKTQFI; translated from the coding sequence ATGAGTCAACAGTCCGGGGATGTCCCCGCTCATCAGGATCATTCGGTAACACGCAGAACATTCATCCAGCAGGCAGGTACGGCGACGGCTGCCGGGTTGGCTGCCGCACCTTATGTCTGGGCTGGGGGGAATGAGCAGTCGGAGACACTCCGCATTGGCCTGATTGGCTGTGGTTCGCGCGGCTCCGGGGCGGCTGTGAATGCCATGCAGGCGGATCCGAATTCAAAGCTCGTGGCCATGGCGGATGTCTTCGAAGATAAACTCAAGGCGAGTGCCGACCGGATCAAAAAAACGATTGGCAAGCAGTACGCCGTAAAACCGGATCAGGAATTCATCGGCTTCGACGCGTATGAAAAACTGTTGCAGACCGACGTCGATGTCGTGTTGCTGACCACGCCGCCCCACTTCCGCCCGCTGCATTTAAAGCAGGCCATCGCCGCCGGAAAACACGTATTTGCTGAGAAGCCGGTCGCCGTCGACTCCCCCGGCGTCCGTTCCGTGATGGAAACCTGTCGTGTCGCCCGGGAGAAAAAGTTGTCCATCATGTCCGGTCTGATGCTCCGCTACAGCAAAGCCATGCAGGAAACGATGAAGCGGATCCATGAAGGGCAGCTCGGAAAGATTGTGACCCTGCAGACCAACTACAACATCAATGGGCTCTGGTCACATCCCCGCAAACCCGAATGGAGCGACATGGAATGGCAGATGCGCAACTGGTACTACTTTACCTGGCTCTCGGGGGGACAACTGGTGGAACAGCACGTGCACGGTCTCGACCTGATGTCCTGGGCCATGCAGAATGAATATCCCGTCAAATGCTTCGGACTGGGCGGTCGGCAGTCGCGGGTCGATCCCCTGTATGGCCACATCTTCGATCATCACGCCATCTGTTATGAATATAGTGGCGGCGAACGCTGCTTTGCTTACTGTCGCCAGCAGGATGGCACCGACATCGATACGTCTCAGCTGATTTACGGATCAAAGGGAACCGCCGATCTAAATCGCAATACGCTCAGCGGCGCAAAGACCTGGCGTTATAGCCGGGCTCGCGGCAGCGCCCGGGGCGGCGTGCAGGACCTGCCTTACGTCCAGGAACACGCGGCCCTGTTTGAGAGTATTCGCACCGGGAACCCCATCTGCAACGGGGAGTACGCCGCGAAAAGTTCGCTGATGGCCATCATGGGACGCATGGCCTCCTATACCGGGAAAAATGTGACCTGGGAAGAAGCCTGGAACTCCCAGGAAGACCTGACACCACCCGAATATACCTTTGGTCCATTGAAGGTTCCCCCTGTTGCCCAGCCAGGGAAAACCCAATTCATTTGA
- a CDS encoding tetratricopeptide repeat protein: MNYELRNLYQDLIDEQQGFQKADSADIQYLLEEIDADPQLGQAGRAFLRGYLNYHFREVMQPLDREAEFRTAVALAPDDHQSNLHLGYETFDFGKYAMALTQFQKINLELHFLWSQIKIRELIVSCHLHLQQFEAAESLLFPLLQLSAEVKDDDYAYPTELLRALAQWHVEFRTAIGEPAWQRLIELLSLVIKKHDLNSVFQDELSQIIQDVPTAPPGFSD, translated from the coding sequence TTGAATTACGAACTCAGGAATCTGTATCAGGACCTCATTGATGAACAACAGGGATTCCAGAAAGCGGATTCCGCTGATATTCAATATCTGTTGGAAGAGATCGACGCCGACCCGCAGCTCGGCCAGGCGGGACGCGCTTTCCTGCGGGGATATCTGAATTACCACTTTCGCGAAGTCATGCAGCCGCTCGACCGCGAAGCAGAATTCCGGACCGCAGTCGCACTGGCCCCCGACGACCACCAGTCCAATCTGCATCTGGGCTACGAAACCTTTGATTTCGGCAAATACGCGATGGCCCTGACACAGTTTCAGAAGATCAATCTGGAACTCCATTTCCTCTGGTCGCAGATCAAGATCAGGGAATTGATCGTCAGCTGCCACTTACATCTCCAGCAGTTCGAGGCGGCAGAGAGCCTGTTGTTCCCCTTGCTTCAACTCTCAGCCGAAGTCAAAGATGATGATTATGCATACCCCACCGAACTGCTGCGGGCGCTGGCGCAATGGCACGTCGAATTCCGTACCGCGATTGGAGAACCCGCCTGGCAACGCCTGATCGAACTGTTGTCTCTGGTTATAAAGAAACACGATCTGAACAGCGTATTCCAGGATGAACTCAGCCAGATCATTCAGGATGTCCCAACTGCTCCGCCCGGGTTTTCTGACTGA